From a region of the Candidatus Pantoea bituminis genome:
- the nadE gene encoding ammonia-dependent NAD(+) synthetase produces MSLQQEIIEALGVKPTIDTQQEIRTSIDFLKSYLKRHTGLKTLVLGISGGQDSTLAGKLSQLAIAELREETGDNDYTFIAVRLPFGVQADEQDCQDALAFIKPDRSLAVNIKEAVLASERALQEAGITLSDFIRGNEKARERMKAQYSIAGMTKGVVVGTDHAAEAVTGFFTKYGDGGTDINPLFRLNKRQGKQLLKELGCPEHLYLKKPTADLEDDRPGLQDEVALGVTYEMIDDYLEGKEVAPETAHIIEGWYLKTEHKRRPPITVFDDFWK; encoded by the coding sequence ATGTCACTGCAGCAGGAAATCATTGAAGCCCTTGGCGTTAAGCCAACAATCGACACTCAACAAGAGATTCGCACCAGTATCGATTTTCTCAAATCCTATCTTAAGCGCCATACAGGCTTAAAAACCCTGGTACTGGGTATAAGTGGCGGCCAGGATTCCACGCTCGCTGGTAAATTATCGCAGTTGGCTATCGCTGAGTTGCGTGAAGAAACAGGCGATAATGATTACACCTTTATCGCGGTGCGCTTGCCTTTTGGCGTGCAGGCGGATGAGCAGGATTGTCAGGATGCGTTGGCCTTCATTAAGCCAGATCGTTCGCTGGCGGTGAATATCAAGGAAGCGGTGCTTGCCAGTGAACGTGCATTGCAAGAGGCGGGCATTACGCTTTCCGACTTTATCCGTGGTAACGAGAAAGCGCGTGAGCGCATGAAAGCGCAGTACAGCATTGCGGGTATGACCAAAGGTGTTGTGGTCGGCACCGATCACGCCGCAGAAGCCGTAACCGGCTTCTTTACCAAGTACGGCGATGGCGGTACCGATATCAATCCTCTGTTCCGCCTCAATAAGCGTCAGGGTAAGCAGTTACTAAAAGAGCTGGGTTGCCCAGAGCATCTCTATTTGAAAAAGCCGACTGCAGATTTGGAAGACGATCGTCCTGGCCTGCAAGATGAAGTCGCGCTTGGTGTCACTTACGAGATGATTGATGATTATCTTGAAGGCAAAGAGGTTGCACCTGAAACTGCCCATATTATTGAAGGCTGGTATCTGAAAACCGAGCATAAACGTCGTCCACCGATCACCGTTTTCGACGATTTCTGGAAGTAA
- the yddG gene encoding aromatic amino acid DMT transporter YddG — protein MGGGALFVGYEISLALAIGLASNRNQSLELGMINYLWPCLTIILAIPFNQQRFSLWLWPGLALSLLGIIWVMKGQSAGSPALLLNNLSSNPLAYALAFIAAIAWALYNNITRRYSRGTNGVTLFFMMTALALWLKYVFDAQSAPLHFGLRPLLEVLFMGTSTAIAYSAWNHGIQHGNLTLLATASYFTPVLSALLASLWLGLTPALAFWQGVLMITLGSIVCWLATRRL, from the coding sequence ATGGGGGGTGGCGCGCTGTTTGTCGGTTATGAAATCAGTCTGGCATTAGCGATTGGCCTTGCCAGCAATCGCAACCAATCGCTGGAACTGGGGATGATCAACTATTTGTGGCCCTGCCTGACTATCATCCTGGCGATTCCCTTTAATCAGCAGCGTTTTAGCCTGTGGCTGTGGCCCGGATTAGCGCTCTCACTGCTGGGGATTATCTGGGTGATGAAAGGTCAAAGCGCAGGATCCCCCGCTTTGCTGCTGAACAATCTTTCAAGTAATCCGCTGGCTTACGCATTGGCCTTTATCGCGGCCATCGCCTGGGCGCTCTACAACAACATCACACGGCGTTATTCACGCGGAACCAACGGTGTGACGCTATTTTTTATGATGACCGCGCTGGCGCTGTGGCTGAAATATGTCTTTGATGCACAAAGCGCACCGCTGCACTTTGGCCTGCGCCCGCTGCTGGAGGTGCTGTTTATGGGAACGTCCACTGCCATTGCCTATTCTGCGTGGAATCACGGCATTCAGCATGGCAACCTCACGCTGCTGGCGACGGCGTCCTATTTCACACCCGTATTATCCGCCTTGCTGGCATCTTTGTGGTTGGGTTTAACGCCTGCGCTGGCTTTCTGGCAAGGCGTATTAATGATCACGCTGGGATCGATAGTCTGCTGGCTGGCAACGCGGCGACTTTAA
- the cho gene encoding excinuclease Cho, with amino-acid sequence MVRRAATHRLEFDAAAIYQYPEHLREWLEGLPNVPGVYTFHGESETLPLYIGKSVNLRSRVMSHFRTPDEAKMLRQSRRVTWIPTAGDLGALLLEAQMIKTQQPLFNKRLRKNRQLCSLQITDGKPQVVYARELDFTQSPNLFGLYRSRFAALERLKQLADDYQLCHGLLGLEALSAQRGCFRSALRKCAGACCGKEPISDHQDRLLTALENVRVFCWPWQGAVGLVETGKNMTQIHVIDHWFYLGSVTTLEEAKLLKRAPGGFDHDGYKILCRPVLSGEYPIHPL; translated from the coding sequence TTGGTCCGACGTGCAGCAACGCACCGCCTCGAGTTCGACGCGGCTGCTATTTATCAATATCCCGAACACCTGCGTGAATGGCTGGAAGGCCTGCCGAATGTACCCGGCGTGTATACCTTTCATGGTGAAAGCGAAACGCTGCCACTCTACATCGGTAAAAGCGTTAATTTACGTTCACGCGTGATGTCCCATTTCCGAACGCCGGATGAAGCCAAAATGCTGCGTCAGTCGCGCCGCGTGACATGGATCCCCACCGCAGGCGATCTCGGCGCGCTGCTGCTTGAAGCGCAGATGATCAAAACCCAGCAGCCGCTGTTCAACAAACGCCTGCGAAAAAATCGTCAACTCTGCTCCTTGCAGATCACCGACGGTAAACCGCAGGTGGTGTATGCGCGCGAACTCGACTTTACCCAGTCACCGAATCTGTTTGGTCTCTATCGCAGCCGTTTTGCCGCACTGGAAAGGCTCAAGCAACTGGCGGACGACTATCAACTCTGTCATGGATTATTGGGACTGGAAGCGCTTAGCGCCCAGCGCGGCTGCTTCCGTTCAGCGTTACGTAAGTGCGCGGGGGCGTGTTGCGGTAAAGAGCCGATCAGCGATCATCAAGATCGCCTGCTAACAGCACTGGAGAATGTCCGGGTGTTTTGCTGGCCATGGCAAGGTGCGGTGGGATTAGTCGAAACCGGTAAAAACATGACGCAGATTCACGTCATCGATCACTGGTTCTATCTGGGCTCGGTTACGACGCTGGAAGAAGCAAAGTTGCTGAAGCGTGCGCCGGGTGGATTCGATCACGACGGCTACAAAATTCTCTGCCGCCCGGTTCTGTCGGGTGAATATCCGATTCATCCTCTGTAG
- the astE gene encoding succinylglutamate desuccinylase → MQDFLQQTLSGRAPRKRKGETAHLHWQWLDHGILLMEPKEKALQAMVISAGIHGNETAPVEMLNQLLLPLLNGEKPLQQRLLVILGNPIALKAGKRYMHYDINRLFGGRWQQIVDGDEAHRVLHLEQAVETFWQACEVDETRWHLDLHTAIRGSYHTRFGVMPQSDRPWPPAFLDWLAAAGMEALVFHRAPAGTFTHFSCEHFAAASCTLELGKALPFGKNDLSQFSAAQQALAALLYGEALPDITQRPKHYRVAQQITRKSESFVLHMGSDTLNFTAFPQGTLLAEDGETRYYVQQAREYVLFPNPNVALGLRAGLMLIEEGEQTQALPL, encoded by the coding sequence ATGCAGGATTTTTTACAACAGACGCTGTCCGGTAGAGCGCCACGCAAACGTAAAGGTGAAACCGCGCACCTTCACTGGCAATGGCTCGACCACGGCATTCTGTTGATGGAGCCAAAAGAAAAAGCGCTTCAGGCAATGGTGATTTCAGCAGGGATACACGGTAATGAAACCGCGCCGGTGGAGATGCTTAATCAGCTGTTGCTGCCGTTATTAAACGGCGAAAAACCGCTGCAACAGCGGCTGTTAGTGATCTTGGGCAATCCGATCGCGTTAAAAGCCGGTAAGCGTTACATGCATTACGATATTAATCGCCTGTTTGGCGGACGCTGGCAGCAGATTGTCGATGGGGATGAAGCGCACCGCGTCTTGCATCTTGAACAAGCGGTGGAAACGTTCTGGCAAGCGTGTGAGGTGGACGAAACGCGCTGGCATCTGGACCTGCATACCGCTATTCGCGGCTCATATCACACGCGCTTTGGCGTGATGCCGCAGAGCGATCGTCCATGGCCGCCGGCGTTTCTCGACTGGCTGGCAGCGGCGGGTATGGAAGCATTGGTATTTCATCGCGCGCCCGCTGGCACGTTTACCCATTTTAGCTGTGAACATTTTGCGGCTGCCAGCTGTACGCTGGAGCTGGGTAAAGCGCTGCCGTTTGGTAAGAATGATTTGTCTCAGTTCTCCGCTGCTCAGCAAGCATTGGCTGCACTGCTTTATGGCGAGGCTTTACCCGATATTACGCAACGACCAAAACATTATCGCGTAGCGCAACAGATTACGCGCAAGAGCGAAAGTTTCGTTTTGCATATGGGCAGCGACACGCTGAACTTCACGGCGTTTCCACAAGGGACGTTGTTAGCGGAGGATGGCGAGACGCGCTACTACGTTCAGCAGGCACGAGAATATGTCTTGTTTCCTAATCCCAATGTCGCACTGGGATTGCGTGCAGGATTGATGTTAATAGAAGAGGGCGAGCAGACCCAGGCGCTGCCACTCTAG
- the astD gene encoding succinylglutamate-semialdehyde dehydrogenase codes for MTQMIKGEWLAGSAETLTKQDPVSGETLWQGQAASAQQVEAACEAARAAFPAWATLPFAQRQVYVEKFAAQLEANKVELAETIARETGKPRWEALTEVGAMINKIAISIKAYHTRTGEQADGESSLRHRPHGVLAVFGPYNFPGHLPNGHIVPALLAGNCVVFKPSELTPLTAEKTVRLWLAAGLPAGVLALLQGARETGQALASDNQIDGLLFTGSANTGYQLHRQFGGQPEKMLALEMGGNNALIVEDPADIDAAVHVALQSAFITAGQRCTCARRLLVKRGAAGDAFLQRLVEVSARLQPGAWDAEPQPFMGSVISCSAAEKIFHEWQQRVNAGGNVLLEMRWPDRQRALLTPGIIDLTEVQNLPDEEVFGPLLGVIRYDDYDQAIRLANQTRYGLSCGLISPSRAHFDQLLLEARAGIVNWNKPLTGAASTAPFGGIGASGNHRASAWYAADYCAWPMASLETPDLTLPAALSPGLDFSGATK; via the coding sequence ATGACGCAGATGATTAAAGGCGAATGGTTGGCCGGTAGCGCTGAAACCCTGACTAAACAGGATCCGGTCAGCGGCGAAACGCTGTGGCAAGGTCAGGCTGCGTCAGCACAACAGGTTGAGGCAGCGTGTGAAGCTGCCCGCGCAGCCTTTCCTGCGTGGGCGACGTTACCTTTTGCGCAACGCCAGGTGTACGTTGAAAAATTTGCCGCCCAGCTTGAAGCCAACAAAGTTGAGCTGGCAGAAACCATTGCGCGCGAAACCGGTAAGCCGCGCTGGGAAGCGTTGACCGAAGTTGGGGCGATGATCAATAAAATCGCGATTTCCATCAAAGCCTACCATACGCGCACGGGTGAACAAGCGGATGGCGAAAGCTCGCTGCGCCACCGTCCACACGGCGTGTTAGCGGTATTTGGGCCGTACAATTTTCCGGGCCATCTGCCGAACGGACATATTGTGCCCGCTTTACTGGCAGGCAACTGTGTGGTGTTTAAACCCAGCGAACTTACGCCACTGACGGCAGAGAAAACCGTGCGCTTATGGCTGGCAGCCGGTTTGCCTGCAGGCGTGTTGGCGCTGTTGCAAGGCGCACGCGAAACCGGACAGGCATTGGCGTCGGATAACCAAATTGATGGATTACTGTTTACCGGCAGCGCCAACACCGGGTATCAATTACATCGACAGTTTGGCGGACAGCCTGAGAAAATGCTGGCGCTGGAGATGGGCGGCAATAATGCGCTGATCGTCGAAGATCCTGCAGATATTGATGCCGCAGTGCATGTTGCGTTGCAATCAGCGTTTATCACTGCGGGTCAACGCTGTACCTGCGCTCGCCGCCTGCTGGTAAAGCGGGGAGCGGCGGGAGATGCTTTCCTGCAACGTCTGGTTGAAGTTAGTGCACGCTTACAGCCGGGCGCTTGGGATGCCGAGCCACAGCCCTTTATGGGCAGCGTGATCTCTTGCAGCGCGGCAGAGAAAATATTCCATGAATGGCAGCAGCGGGTGAACGCAGGCGGTAACGTGCTGCTGGAAATGCGTTGGCCCGATCGCCAACGCGCGCTGCTCACACCAGGCATTATCGATCTTACCGAGGTCCAAAACCTGCCCGATGAAGAGGTGTTTGGTCCATTGCTGGGCGTTATTCGCTATGACGATTATGACCAGGCTATTCGGCTCGCAAATCAGACGCGGTACGGTTTGTCATGCGGTTTAATCTCGCCTTCACGTGCGCATTTCGATCAGCTGCTACTGGAAGCGCGCGCCGGGATTGTGAACTGGAATAAACCGTTAACCGGTGCTGCCAGTACGGCGCCATTCGGCGGCATTGGTGCCTCTGGTAATCATCGAGCCAGCGCCTGGTATGCCGCCGATTATTGTGCCTGGCCAATGGCTTCGCTGGAAACGCCCGATCTCACGCTGCCTGCCGCTTTATCGCCGGGTCTGGATTTCTCAGGAGCGACAAAATGA
- a CDS encoding porin, producing the protein MMKRSLLAAVMPLLISISTAQAAEIYNKDGNKLDLVGKINVSHLFSDDDSNNGDTSSYARFGFKGETKITDQLTGYGFWQYQYSLRNSEGSDAQTGNRTRLGYAGLKFGQAGSLDYGRNYGLVYDALANTDMLPFFGGDSGYTDAFLSGRSTGVLTWRNKDFFGLVDGLNIAAQYQGKNDRSGNTDGVRRSNGDGYALSATYDFDFGLSFAGAFASLDRTETQNAAARGEGEKAQHWATSVKYDANQIYLAAMYGETLNATPISGGFANKAQNFEAVAQYQFLNGIRPSVGYVSSKGKEIENIGDADIIKYTSVGATYYFNKNMSVYGEYRINLLKDDNALGLATDDITALGLIYQF; encoded by the coding sequence ATGATGAAGCGCTCTTTACTGGCGGCTGTAATGCCGTTATTGATCAGTATCTCCACTGCTCAAGCAGCAGAAATTTATAATAAAGACGGTAATAAGCTCGATTTAGTGGGCAAAATTAACGTCTCTCATCTGTTTTCTGATGATGACAGTAACAATGGCGATACATCGTCCTATGCGCGCTTTGGTTTCAAAGGTGAAACGAAAATCACCGATCAGTTAACCGGTTACGGATTTTGGCAATATCAATACAGTTTGCGCAACTCTGAAGGCAGCGATGCACAAACCGGTAACCGTACGCGTCTTGGCTACGCGGGCCTGAAATTTGGCCAGGCGGGATCGCTGGATTATGGCCGTAACTACGGTCTGGTTTATGACGCGCTGGCTAACACCGACATGTTGCCATTCTTTGGGGGCGATTCCGGTTATACCGACGCCTTCTTGTCTGGCCGTTCAACGGGCGTGCTGACCTGGCGTAACAAAGATTTCTTTGGTCTGGTTGATGGCCTGAATATCGCCGCCCAGTATCAAGGGAAAAACGATCGCAGCGGCAATACCGACGGCGTGCGCCGTTCAAACGGTGATGGCTATGCGCTGTCTGCTACCTACGACTTTGATTTTGGTCTGAGCTTTGCCGGCGCGTTTGCCAGCCTGGATCGCACTGAAACCCAGAATGCTGCCGCACGCGGTGAAGGCGAGAAAGCACAACATTGGGCAACAAGCGTGAAATATGACGCCAACCAGATCTATCTGGCAGCAATGTACGGCGAAACGCTGAATGCCACACCAATTTCTGGTGGTTTTGCTAATAAAGCGCAGAACTTTGAAGCCGTTGCGCAGTATCAGTTCCTGAACGGCATTCGTCCTTCTGTCGGCTACGTTTCGTCAAAAGGTAAAGAGATCGAGAACATTGGTGATGCTGACATCATCAAATATACCTCTGTGGGTGCGACCTATTACTTCAACAAAAACATGTCGGTCTACGGTGAATACCGCATCAACCTGTTGAAAGATGATAACGCACTCGGCTTGGCGACCGACGATATCACTGCACTTGGCTTGATCTACCAGTTCTAA
- a CDS encoding bestrophin family protein has translation MILRPQRHWFVRLFAWHGSVLPDILFRLSLNLMMSLIALASLNWYETLGIKLTLAPFSLLGVSIAVFLGFRNSVCFARFSEARHFLGALLIACRTLQRQVMAVCPADAPRVQRLLLAFCASLKHQLRRTDAREDLTRLLGDEAEGLLQRHSPANVLQLQLSHWLAEQRRQGNISDVVWGNIDNNLNQLAAVLGGCERLASMPVPFAYGLLLHRTVYFFCTLLPFALAPDLHAMTPLVSMFIAYTFLSLDTLAEELEMPFGYENNHLPMDAICTNIEINLREMAGESDLPLPMQPDKYYRLT, from the coding sequence ATGATCCTTCGTCCGCAACGCCACTGGTTCGTTCGTTTGTTCGCCTGGCACGGCTCTGTGCTGCCTGATATTTTGTTTCGCTTATCGCTGAATTTAATGATGTCACTGATCGCGCTGGCATCACTGAATTGGTATGAAACGCTGGGCATTAAACTCACTCTTGCGCCGTTTAGTTTGCTGGGGGTGTCTATCGCGGTGTTTCTCGGTTTTCGCAACAGCGTCTGTTTTGCCCGCTTTAGTGAAGCGCGGCATTTTTTAGGTGCCTTGCTTATCGCCTGTCGTACTCTTCAGCGTCAGGTGATGGCGGTTTGCCCCGCTGATGCGCCGCGAGTACAAAGGCTGTTACTGGCATTTTGCGCCAGCCTTAAACATCAGCTTCGTCGCACCGATGCGCGTGAAGATTTAACGCGTTTATTAGGGGATGAAGCAGAAGGGTTACTTCAGCGGCATTCACCGGCAAACGTGTTGCAGTTGCAGCTCTCACACTGGCTGGCAGAGCAGCGTCGTCAGGGAAATATCAGCGATGTTGTCTGGGGCAATATCGACAATAACCTCAACCAGCTTGCCGCAGTATTGGGCGGTTGTGAACGTCTTGCCAGCATGCCGGTGCCTTTTGCTTACGGCCTGCTGCTGCACCGCACAGTCTATTTTTTCTGTACCTTGCTACCGTTTGCGTTGGCACCCGATCTGCATGCGATGACGCCGCTGGTTTCGATGTTTATCGCCTATACCTTTCTTTCACTGGATACGCTGGCGGAAGAGCTGGAAATGCCGTTCGGGTATGAAAACAACCACCTGCCGATGGATGCTATCTGCACCAATATTGAGATCAATCTGCGCGAGATGGCGGGTGAATCCGACTTGCCGCTGCCCATGCAGCCGGATAAATATTATCGCCTGACATAA
- a CDS encoding YchO/YchP family invasin: protein MSSTLLKRKSLTFCLVASTIVSTAPAAALQPETRVAEAPFDDPARFRQSLDNLPSLGNYDNSAEWSKKLASVAKSIGEASQNSSSEASFGQQAGVWAFNHLRDEVADRVENEGQSLLSPYGNATLDLMVDMDGNFTGTGGDLFSALADENSYLTFSQVGLHDTSDGLVGNAGLGQRWEAGQWLLGYNTFIDRIFSSGLQRASVGTEAWSDNLRFSANYYHPLSGWKNLGDNQQQRMARGYDITTQSYLPFYRQVGMSLSWQQYLGQNVDLFNSGNRYHNPSAMTFGLSYTPVPLVTFSATHKTSSAGESQEQLGLKLNYRFGVALSQQLNANNVAAAHSLRGSRYDNVTRSDTPVLSFRQRKNLSVFLATPPWQLNGGESLPLKLQIRASNAIKAVSWQGDTQALSLTPSSDNNDPQGWSVILPPWDNSPDATNEYRLSVTLEDTKQQRVTSNWITLKLQPPMAVREQQDDRYDLMAPTEKSPAMSL, encoded by the coding sequence ATGTCTTCAACCTTATTGAAACGAAAATCGCTGACATTCTGTTTGGTGGCCTCGACAATCGTCTCCACTGCGCCTGCTGCTGCGCTACAACCCGAAACTCGGGTAGCAGAAGCGCCGTTTGACGATCCCGCCCGTTTCCGCCAATCGCTGGATAATCTGCCCTCGCTGGGCAATTACGATAACAGCGCGGAGTGGAGTAAAAAGCTCGCTTCGGTAGCGAAAAGCATTGGTGAAGCCAGTCAAAACAGCAGCAGTGAGGCTTCATTTGGTCAGCAAGCTGGCGTATGGGCGTTTAACCATCTACGTGATGAAGTGGCGGATCGCGTTGAGAACGAAGGACAGTCGCTGCTTTCTCCTTATGGCAATGCGACCCTGGATCTGATGGTCGACATGGATGGCAACTTCACCGGCACGGGTGGCGATCTGTTTAGCGCGTTAGCAGATGAAAACAGCTATCTTACGTTTAGCCAGGTTGGCCTCCATGACACTTCAGATGGATTAGTCGGGAATGCGGGTTTGGGGCAGCGTTGGGAAGCGGGGCAGTGGTTACTCGGTTACAACACGTTTATCGATCGCATTTTCAGCAGCGGTTTACAGCGCGCTTCAGTGGGCACGGAAGCGTGGAGTGATAATCTGCGCTTTTCCGCTAACTATTATCATCCGCTTTCGGGTTGGAAAAACCTCGGCGATAACCAGCAGCAGCGTATGGCGCGCGGTTATGACATTACCACGCAAAGCTACCTGCCGTTTTATCGTCAGGTGGGTATGTCTTTGAGCTGGCAGCAATATTTGGGGCAAAATGTCGATCTGTTTAACAGCGGCAACCGCTATCACAACCCTTCAGCGATGACGTTTGGCCTCTCATACACTCCGGTGCCGCTGGTGACCTTTTCTGCTACGCATAAAACCAGCAGCGCGGGCGAGAGCCAGGAACAACTTGGCCTTAAACTGAATTACCGTTTTGGTGTGGCGCTGAGTCAACAACTCAATGCCAATAACGTCGCGGCTGCGCACTCGCTGCGGGGAAGCCGCTACGACAACGTAACACGCAGCGACACGCCGGTGCTGTCGTTCCGTCAGCGTAAAAACTTATCCGTTTTTCTTGCTACGCCGCCCTGGCAGCTAAACGGCGGCGAAAGCCTGCCGCTCAAGCTGCAAATTCGCGCCAGCAACGCAATCAAAGCTGTGAGCTGGCAAGGCGATACACAAGCGCTGAGTTTGACACCGTCATCAGATAATAATGATCCACAAGGCTGGAGCGTCATTCTGCCGCCATGGGACAATTCCCCCGATGCGACGAACGAATATCGCTTGTCCGTGACGTTGGAAGACACCAAGCAGCAACGTGTCACGTCCAACTGGATCACCCTTAAACTTCAGCCGCCCATGGCTGTGCGCGAGCAGCAGGATGATCGCTACGATTTGATGGCACCCACCGAAAAGAGTCCAGCGATGAGTCTCTGA
- a CDS encoding SDR family oxidoreductase, with protein sequence MTRDFSGKTVVITGACRGIGAGIAARFARDGANLVMVSNADRVHQTANTLQKQFGGEILSLQVDVTVESEVQQLYQQAFKRFGSIDVSIQNAGVITIDRFDAMPKSDFEKILAVNTTGVWLCCREAAKYMVQQNSGSLINTSSGQGRQGFIYTPHYAASKMGVIGITQSLALELAPWHITVNAFCPGIIESEMWDYNDRVWGEILSSDKKTYGKGELMAEWVENIPLKRAGQPDDVAGLVAFLASDDARYITGQTINVDGGLIFS encoded by the coding sequence ATGACACGAGATTTCAGTGGAAAAACGGTGGTGATTACGGGCGCCTGTCGAGGAATTGGTGCAGGCATTGCGGCCCGCTTTGCCCGCGATGGGGCGAACCTGGTCATGGTATCGAATGCGGATCGCGTGCATCAGACGGCCAATACCTTACAAAAGCAGTTTGGCGGCGAGATTCTGTCGTTACAGGTTGATGTCACCGTCGAAAGCGAGGTGCAGCAGCTTTATCAGCAAGCCTTTAAACGGTTTGGCAGTATTGATGTTTCAATTCAAAATGCCGGAGTTATCACCATTGACCGGTTTGACGCAATGCCTAAAAGTGATTTTGAGAAGATCCTGGCGGTCAACACCACCGGCGTCTGGTTGTGTTGCCGCGAGGCGGCGAAATATATGGTGCAGCAGAACAGCGGCAGTTTGATCAACACCTCTTCGGGGCAGGGGCGACAAGGTTTTATCTACACGCCCCATTATGCCGCCAGTAAAATGGGCGTGATCGGCATTACTCAAAGTCTGGCGCTGGAGCTGGCACCGTGGCACATCACGGTAAATGCGTTTTGCCCAGGCATCATCGAAAGCGAAATGTGGGATTACAACGATCGCGTGTGGGGCGAGATTCTGAGCAGCGACAAGAAAACGTACGGCAAAGGCGAATTGATGGCGGAGTGGGTTGAAAATATTCCGTTGAAACGTGCCGGGCAGCCAGATGATGTTGCCGGGCTGGTGGCGTTTCTCGCCTCAGACGATGCTCGCTATATCACCGGGCAAACCATTAATGTGGATGGCGGGTTAATATTCTCTTAA
- a CDS encoding ABC transporter permease, whose translation MNQKYLLYMYLLKARTFIALLIVVGFFSVMVPNFLTTSNLLIMTQHVAITGLLAIGMTLVILTGGIDLSVGAVAGICGMVAGALLTNGVPLWGGNTLFLNVPEVILVVAIFGVLVGLINGAVITRLGVAPFICTLGMMYIARGAALLFNDGSTYANLVGLPQLGNTGFAFLGSGTLLGVYIPIWLMLGFLLLGLYLTRKTPLGRYIYATGGNEGAARLAGVPIIKVKVFVYAFSGLCAGLVGLVVASQLQTAHPMTGNMFEMDAIGATVLGGTALAGGRGRVSGSIIGAFVIVFLADGMVMMGVSDFWQMVIKGLVIVTAVVIDQFQQRLQSKVVLLRRHEQKQQSTPTSNVSHG comes from the coding sequence ATGAATCAAAAATATTTGCTCTATATGTATCTCCTCAAGGCGCGAACCTTCATCGCGTTACTGATTGTGGTGGGCTTTTTCAGCGTAATGGTGCCGAATTTTCTGACGACGTCCAACCTGCTGATCATGACTCAACATGTCGCCATCACCGGTTTACTGGCAATTGGCATGACGCTGGTGATTTTGACCGGCGGCATTGATTTATCCGTGGGCGCGGTAGCCGGGATTTGCGGCATGGTGGCGGGTGCGCTGCTCACCAACGGCGTGCCGCTTTGGGGCGGTAATACGCTGTTCCTCAACGTGCCCGAAGTGATTCTTGTGGTGGCGATTTTTGGCGTGCTGGTGGGATTGATCAACGGGGCAGTGATCACCCGGCTGGGTGTTGCTCCCTTCATTTGTACGCTCGGCATGATGTATATCGCACGCGGCGCGGCGCTGCTGTTCAACGACGGTAGCACTTACGCCAACCTGGTCGGTCTGCCGCAACTGGGTAATACCGGTTTTGCGTTCCTCGGCTCGGGCACGCTACTGGGCGTCTATATCCCGATCTGGTTAATGCTCGGCTTTTTGCTGTTGGGCCTCTACTTAACCCGTAAAACGCCGCTTGGGCGTTACATCTACGCCACCGGCGGTAATGAAGGAGCGGCGCGCCTGGCTGGCGTACCTATCATCAAAGTAAAAGTTTTTGTCTACGCCTTCTCTGGCTTGTGCGCGGGTCTGGTGGGGTTAGTGGTGGCGTCGCAGTTGCAAACTGCACATCCGATGACCGGCAACATGTTTGAAATGGATGCCATCGGCGCCACCGTCTTGGGCGGCACCGCGCTGGCAGGCGGTCGCGGCAGGGTTTCCGGCTCCATTATTGGTGCGTTTGTTATCGTTTTCCTTGCCGACGGCATGGTGATGATGGGCGTTAGTGATTTTTGGCAGATGGTGATTAAAGGACTGGTGATTGTGACTGCTGTGGTTATCGATCAGTTCCAGCAACGTCTGCAAAGCAAAGTGGTGCTGTTGCGTCGCCATGAGCAAAAGCAGCAATCCACCCCAACATCTAACGTCAGTCATGGCTAA